From the genome of Streptomyces sp. NBC_01260, one region includes:
- a CDS encoding response regulator transcription factor: MCANVIVAEDDEKQAELLRRYLEREGHSVTLVGDGLAALDLVRHREPDLLVLDVMMPRADGLDVVRVLRAECRELPVLMLTARTTEDDLLLGLDLGADDYVTKPYSPRELMARVRTLLRRSRRPTGAEPADAALLTVGALVVDPTRHVVSVGGEAVDCTPGEFRILAALAAEPDRVFSRQQLLAELHGFDRYISDRTVDVHVMNLRKKIEPAPRRPARLLTVFGVGYKLTDPAKAATRASS; the protein is encoded by the coding sequence GTGTGCGCAAACGTGATCGTCGCTGAAGACGACGAGAAGCAGGCCGAACTCCTCCGCCGATACCTCGAACGGGAAGGCCACTCCGTCACCCTCGTCGGCGACGGCCTCGCGGCCCTCGACCTGGTCAGGCACCGGGAGCCGGACCTGCTGGTCCTCGATGTGATGATGCCCCGTGCCGACGGTCTGGACGTGGTGCGTGTCCTGCGCGCGGAGTGCCGGGAGTTGCCGGTACTGATGCTGACGGCCCGCACGACCGAGGACGATCTGCTGCTCGGACTCGATCTGGGTGCGGACGACTACGTGACCAAGCCGTACAGCCCGCGTGAGCTGATGGCCCGGGTCCGTACGCTGCTGCGCCGCAGCAGACGCCCCACCGGCGCCGAACCCGCCGACGCCGCACTGCTGACGGTCGGGGCGCTCGTGGTCGATCCGACCCGGCACGTGGTGTCGGTCGGCGGCGAGGCCGTGGACTGCACGCCCGGCGAGTTCAGGATCCTTGCCGCGCTCGCGGCCGAGCCCGACCGGGTCTTCTCCCGGCAGCAACTGCTCGCGGAACTCCACGGCTTCGACCGGTACATCAGCGACCGGACGGTCGATGTGCACGTCATGAACCTGCGCAAGAAGATAGAACCCGCCCCGCGCCGGCCGGCCCGGCTACTCACCGTCTTCGGCGTCGGATACAAGCTGACGGACCCGGCGAAGGCTGCGACACGTGCGTCGTCATAG
- a CDS encoding maleylpyruvate isomerase family mycothiol-dependent enzyme produces MAEHDIRGRLPEGLADAIRATATEIAALLRDAPDTGRPVPRSEWTVGEAAAHLAQANQLMAEVAAGHARDYGDGTPQGLAAANERALAAFGEREGEPLAAMIVAQTAAFLDAVAEHPADEELMTPMGPMNRAVLGSYLLTHMLGHGYDLARALRRPHMVDRPRAGLTLPFFVQAMPRVTDAVATAGLTARYAVRLWGGDRFGVIFTDGVVSVGHRPPDRPDCTISIEPVTFLLMALGRISPVGAMARGRVLAWGRRPWLGPHFPEYFTAP; encoded by the coding sequence GTGGCGGAGCACGACATACGGGGCAGGCTGCCCGAGGGGCTGGCCGACGCGATTCGGGCGACGGCCACCGAGATCGCGGCGCTGCTGCGCGACGCCCCCGACACCGGGCGGCCGGTTCCCAGGTCGGAGTGGACCGTGGGGGAGGCGGCGGCGCATCTCGCGCAGGCCAACCAACTGATGGCGGAAGTGGCCGCCGGGCACGCGCGCGACTACGGGGACGGCACCCCGCAGGGCCTGGCCGCAGCCAACGAGCGGGCCCTCGCGGCGTTCGGCGAGCGCGAGGGCGAGCCGCTGGCCGCGATGATCGTGGCGCAGACCGCCGCGTTCCTCGACGCGGTGGCCGAACACCCCGCGGACGAGGAGCTGATGACGCCGATGGGTCCGATGAACCGGGCGGTCCTCGGCTCGTACCTCCTGACGCACATGCTGGGCCACGGCTACGACCTGGCGCGGGCGCTGAGGCGCCCGCACATGGTCGACCGGCCCCGGGCCGGGCTGACCCTGCCCTTCTTCGTCCAGGCCATGCCCCGGGTGACCGACGCCGTGGCCACGGCGGGTCTCACCGCCCGCTACGCGGTCCGGCTGTGGGGCGGCGACCGATTCGGGGTGATCTTCACCGACGGCGTGGTGTCGGTGGGCCACCGGCCGCCGGACCGCCCGGACTGCACGATCTCCATCGAGCCGGTCACGTTCCTGCTGATGGCGCTCGGCCGTATCTCCCCGGTGGGCGCCATGGCCAGGGGCCGGGTCCTCGCCTGGGGACGCAGGCCGTGGCTCGGACCGCACTTCCCGGAGTACTTCACGGCGCCGTGA